In Kineococcus rhizosphaerae, the following proteins share a genomic window:
- the nusA gene encoding transcription termination factor NusA has translation MNIDMSALRLLEREKEISFDTLVRAIEQALMVAYHRTEHTDHKAHPDARIELDRTSGEVRVWAKERDDDGTVVGEFDDTPSGFGRIAAATARQVILQRLRDAEDDAVLGEFADTEGEIVSGIVQQGRDPRMVQVDLGTLEGVLPPAEQVPGEKYEHGSRIRCFVVSVKKGPKGPQVVLSRSHPQLVRKLFALEVPEIADGTVQITALSREAGHRSKMAVHATRPGVNAKGACIGPMGQRVRAVMAELRGEKIDIVDYSEDPAQFVGNALSPARVSSVEVVDLAARSARVVVPDYQLSLAIGKEGQNARLAAKLTGWRIDIRPDTQVERSSEG, from the coding sequence GTGAACATCGACATGTCCGCGCTGAGGCTGCTGGAGCGCGAGAAGGAGATCTCCTTCGACACGCTCGTGCGCGCCATCGAGCAGGCGCTCATGGTGGCCTACCACCGCACCGAGCACACCGACCACAAGGCGCACCCCGACGCCCGCATCGAGCTCGACCGCACCAGCGGCGAGGTCCGGGTCTGGGCCAAGGAGCGCGACGACGACGGGACCGTCGTCGGTGAGTTCGACGACACGCCCAGCGGTTTCGGCCGGATCGCGGCCGCCACGGCGCGCCAGGTCATCCTGCAGCGCCTGCGCGACGCCGAGGACGACGCCGTGCTCGGCGAGTTCGCCGACACCGAGGGCGAGATCGTCTCCGGGATCGTGCAGCAGGGCCGCGACCCGCGGATGGTCCAGGTGGACCTCGGCACGCTCGAGGGCGTCCTGCCGCCGGCCGAGCAGGTGCCGGGGGAGAAGTACGAGCACGGCTCGCGCATCCGGTGCTTCGTCGTGAGCGTGAAGAAGGGCCCGAAGGGTCCGCAGGTCGTGCTGTCGCGCTCGCACCCCCAGCTGGTCCGCAAGCTCTTCGCCCTCGAGGTCCCCGAGATCGCCGACGGCACCGTGCAGATCACGGCCCTGTCGCGCGAGGCCGGGCACCGCTCGAAGATGGCCGTGCACGCCACGCGCCCGGGCGTCAACGCCAAGGGCGCGTGCATCGGCCCGATGGGGCAGCGCGTGCGCGCCGTGATGGCCGAGCTGCGCGGCGAGAAGATCGACATCGTCGACTACAGCGAGGACCCGGCGCAGTTCGTCGGCAACGCGCTGTCGCCCGCGCGGGTCAGCTCGGTCGAGGTCGTCGACCTCGCGGCGCGCTCGGCGCGCGTCGTCGTGCCCGACTACCAGCTCTCCCTGGCCATCGGCAAGGAGGGCCAGAACGCCCGGCTGGCCGCCAAGCTCACGGGCTGGCGCATCGACATCCGCCCGGACACCCAGGTGGAGCGGTCGAGCGAGGGCTGA
- a CDS encoding ribosome maturation factor RimP, translating to MSTLEETVTAVLTPVFAPGTELGAVLVLDDVDVSTAGRRRVVRVVVDGAGDEPGEIDLDAVAAASTAVSAALDDANALGDVPYTLEVTSPGVDRPLTTPRHWSRARGRLVRAVLADGGAVLVRVESVDADGVHGTGEPQMVKGKPPRAKDVGAAHDLAWADLVRGEVQVEFRRPGQDIEDLVADEDETDELDETDEDEQ from the coding sequence GTGTCGACGCTCGAGGAGACCGTGACCGCGGTCCTGACCCCCGTGTTCGCCCCCGGGACCGAGCTCGGTGCCGTCCTCGTCCTCGACGACGTCGACGTGAGCACCGCCGGCCGTCGCCGGGTCGTGCGCGTCGTCGTCGACGGGGCCGGTGACGAACCCGGCGAGATCGACCTCGACGCCGTGGCCGCCGCCTCCACGGCCGTGTCCGCGGCCCTGGACGACGCGAACGCGCTGGGGGACGTGCCCTACACCCTCGAGGTCACCTCGCCCGGGGTCGACCGGCCGCTGACGACGCCGCGGCACTGGTCGCGGGCCCGGGGCCGGCTCGTGCGCGCCGTGCTCGCCGACGGCGGCGCGGTGCTCGTGCGGGTGGAGTCCGTGGACGCCGACGGCGTGCACGGCACGGGGGAACCGCAGATGGTCAAGGGCAAGCCGCCGCGCGCCAAGGACGTCGGGGCCGCGCACGACCTGGCCTGGGCGGACCTGGTCCGCGGCGAGGTGCAGGTCGAGTTCCGCCGGCCGGGGCAGGACATCGAGGACCTCGTGGCGGACGAGGACGAGACCGACGAGCTGGACGAGACGGACGAGGACGAGCAGTGA
- a CDS encoding ferritin-like domain-containing protein, whose amino-acid sequence MPRPRPVPLSRRALLGPLAAVALGVSGCGVRWVPGPEATPTAQPGPDDDAREAAVASSRDLLTLLSSAATGAEPLRTAALQGVQVVQAHLVALGGDPATPTPTGPATDAGTVADRLATGAGTVLALATSTGAVVGGATARLLVSLAASRAVLADAVAAATGTGPAPDPVPPTGEPTPAPPAPTTATTPAGPPTGEAENPGTAALQRALAGEHAAVHGYALVVARLPEPRRTEAAGDLQAHRTARDDLVDLLTARGATPVQAAAGYDVAAPTAQAALALAASMDERLATLYADVVAASTPDRDACGRAVLTAARRAHRWGSSVLAFPGSPELGEDGSPAPTTEPAGSPTTSRTP is encoded by the coding sequence GTGCCCCGCCCGCGTCCGGTCCCCCTCTCCCGCCGCGCCCTGCTCGGCCCCCTCGCGGCCGTCGCGCTCGGGGTGAGCGGGTGCGGGGTCCGCTGGGTGCCCGGACCGGAGGCGACCCCCACCGCGCAACCCGGCCCCGACGACGACGCGCGCGAGGCCGCCGTGGCCTCCAGCCGCGACCTGCTCACCCTGCTGAGCAGCGCAGCGACCGGCGCCGAGCCCCTGCGAACCGCTGCGCTGCAAGGGGTCCAGGTGGTCCAGGCCCACCTCGTCGCCCTCGGGGGCGACCCCGCCACGCCCACCCCGACCGGCCCGGCCACCGACGCCGGGACGGTCGCGGACCGGCTGGCCACCGGCGCCGGGACGGTGCTCGCCCTCGCCACCTCGACGGGGGCGGTCGTGGGCGGTGCGACGGCCCGGCTGCTGGTCTCGCTCGCGGCCTCCCGCGCGGTCCTGGCCGACGCCGTGGCCGCCGCGACGGGCACCGGGCCCGCACCCGACCCGGTCCCCCCGACGGGCGAACCGACCCCGGCACCCCCCGCGCCCACGACCGCCACGACCCCCGCGGGCCCGCCCACCGGTGAGGCGGAGAACCCCGGCACCGCGGCGCTGCAGCGGGCCCTGGCCGGCGAGCACGCCGCCGTCCACGGCTACGCCCTGGTCGTCGCCCGCCTGCCCGAGCCCCGCCGCACCGAGGCCGCGGGCGACCTGCAGGCCCACCGCACCGCCCGCGACGACCTCGTCGACCTGCTCACCGCCCGGGGGGCCACCCCGGTCCAGGCCGCGGCCGGCTACGACGTCGCCGCCCCCACCGCGCAGGCCGCGCTCGCCCTGGCGGCCTCGATGGACGAACGTCTCGCGACGCTGTACGCGGACGTCGTCGCGGCCTCCACCCCGGACCGCGACGCCTGCGGCCGGGCGGTGCTGACCGCGGCCCGCCGCGCCCACCGCTGGGGGTCGTCGGTGCTCGCCTTCCCCGGTTCCCCCGAGCTCGGCGAGGACGGCTCGCCCGCCCCCACCACGGAGCCGGCGGGGAGTCCCACCACGAGCCGCACCCCCTGA
- a CDS encoding endonuclease/exonuclease/phosphatase family protein, whose translation MSTRPADPRDGAPLRDTTSLRVMTWNVWWRFGDWRARREALLAVLRAEDPDVVGLQEVWADADENLAHWLGAELGMHVAWSPSPAPERWRRRLLFNGEDPAVANSVEFGNAVLSRWPFLSEEAVDLPGGGWEDEGRTALQVLVDAPRRPLPFTTTHLNSSPAESAVRVAQVRELVPFVAAGRVRDERYPPVLTGDFNAVAESDELRLCHGYLTPGPVPGFVLVDSWRFADPRDPGFTWDRANPFVARVHQPSARIDHVLVGLAPFSGVGSVRDVRLAATAPVDGVWASDHAAVVVDLEA comes from the coding sequence ATGAGCACACGACCTGCGGACCCCCGCGACGGAGCACCGCTGCGCGACACGACCTCGCTGCGCGTGATGACCTGGAACGTGTGGTGGCGGTTCGGGGACTGGCGGGCGCGCCGCGAGGCCCTGCTGGCCGTGCTGCGCGCCGAGGACCCCGACGTCGTGGGCCTGCAGGAGGTGTGGGCCGACGCGGACGAGAACCTCGCGCACTGGCTGGGCGCCGAGCTCGGGATGCACGTCGCGTGGTCGCCCTCGCCCGCCCCCGAGCGCTGGCGCCGGCGGCTGCTGTTCAACGGCGAGGACCCCGCCGTCGCCAACTCCGTGGAGTTCGGCAACGCGGTGCTGTCCCGGTGGCCGTTCCTGTCCGAGGAGGCCGTGGACCTGCCCGGCGGCGGCTGGGAGGACGAGGGCCGCACCGCCCTGCAGGTCCTCGTCGACGCCCCGCGCCGCCCGCTGCCGTTCACCACGACGCACCTGAACTCCTCCCCCGCCGAGTCGGCGGTCCGGGTGGCGCAGGTGCGCGAGCTCGTGCCGTTCGTCGCCGCGGGGCGGGTCAGGGACGAGCGCTACCCGCCCGTGCTGACCGGCGACTTCAACGCCGTCGCCGAGTCCGACGAGCTGCGCCTGTGCCACGGCTACCTGACGCCCGGGCCCGTCCCGGGGTTCGTGCTCGTCGACTCCTGGCGGTTCGCCGACCCGCGCGACCCGGGGTTCACCTGGGACCGCGCGAACCCCTTCGTGGCCCGCGTCCACCAGCCCAGCGCGCGCATCGACCACGTCCTGGTCGGGCTGGCCCCCTTCAGCGGCGTGGGCTCGGTGCGCGACGTGCGCCTCGCGGCGACCGCACCCGTCGACGGGGTGTGGGCCAGCGACCACGCGGCCGTCGTGGTGGACCTCGAAGCCTGA
- a CDS encoding SDR family oxidoreductase, which produces MNSTLKGRTALVTGGARGIGLTLARAFAAEGADVALVDLLENVQEAAGAVAEEFGVRAVGHRVDVTDQDAVRAAVRSVTEELGTPQVLLTAAGIEINGDSVDVTAAQWRKVIDVNLTGTFFAAQAFAEQLLRQGLPGSAVLIASMSGSIVNVPQWAASYNASKAAVAHLGRSLAVEWAASGIRVNSISPGYVLTDLTRAILERDPALRADWEARIPQGRMALPTDLSGLVTFLAGDSSGYLTAQDIVIDGGYTAV; this is translated from the coding sequence GTGAACAGCACGCTGAAGGGCCGCACCGCACTCGTCACCGGCGGTGCCCGCGGCATCGGTCTCACCCTCGCGCGCGCCTTCGCGGCCGAGGGCGCGGACGTCGCCCTCGTCGACCTGCTGGAGAACGTGCAGGAGGCGGCCGGGGCCGTCGCCGAGGAGTTCGGCGTCCGGGCCGTCGGGCACCGCGTCGACGTCACCGACCAGGACGCGGTGCGCGCCGCGGTGCGTTCGGTCACCGAGGAGCTCGGCACCCCCCAGGTCCTGCTCACCGCGGCGGGCATCGAGATCAACGGCGACTCGGTCGACGTCACGGCTGCGCAGTGGCGCAAGGTGATCGACGTCAACCTCACGGGGACGTTCTTCGCGGCCCAGGCCTTCGCCGAGCAGCTGCTGCGCCAGGGGCTGCCGGGCAGTGCCGTCCTCATCGCCTCGATGTCGGGCTCCATCGTCAACGTCCCGCAGTGGGCCGCCTCGTACAACGCCTCCAAGGCCGCCGTCGCCCACCTGGGCAGGTCGCTGGCGGTCGAGTGGGCGGCCTCGGGGATCCGGGTCAACTCGATCTCCCCCGGCTACGTGCTGACCGACCTGACGCGGGCGATCCTCGAGCGCGACCCCGCCCTGCGGGCCGACTGGGAAGCACGGATCCCGCAGGGCCGGATGGCCCTGCCCACCGACCTGTCCGGGCTCGTGACGTTCCTCGCCGGGGACTCCTCCGGCTACCTCACGGCGCAGGACATCGTCATCGACGGCGGCTACACCGCGGTCTGA
- a CDS encoding triose-phosphate isomerase: protein MITAPFFEIGPKNLLRLPALEALAVAAGRAGAEHGVEVLLTVPTAFVAPVQRLGAGVVVLAQGMDTDRPGPSVNRVTAEALVDAGAAGVLLDHEADRLDPADLQRCLERAREVGLATVVCAGTTEAALDVARGCDVVLYEPPDLIGTAADGPRDWIGGSTAALRRANPGVLVMHAGGVASPRTARAVLAAGADGTGSTSGVLTAPDPAGAARAFIAATRSGWDAFRTTTGPTTEPLTEPLTDLRRNP, encoded by the coding sequence GTGATCACCGCTCCGTTCTTCGAGATCGGCCCGAAGAACCTGCTGCGGCTGCCCGCGCTGGAGGCCCTGGCGGTCGCAGCGGGCCGGGCCGGGGCCGAGCACGGCGTGGAGGTGCTGCTCACCGTCCCCACCGCCTTCGTCGCCCCGGTGCAGCGGCTCGGCGCGGGGGTCGTCGTCCTGGCCCAGGGGATGGACACCGACCGCCCGGGGCCGTCGGTGAACCGGGTGACGGCCGAGGCGCTCGTCGACGCCGGCGCGGCGGGCGTGCTGCTCGACCACGAGGCCGACCGGCTCGACCCCGCCGACCTGCAGCGCTGCCTGGAGCGGGCCCGGGAGGTGGGTCTGGCCACCGTGGTCTGCGCCGGGACCACCGAGGCCGCCCTCGACGTCGCGCGCGGGTGCGACGTCGTGCTCTACGAGCCCCCCGACCTGATCGGGACCGCCGCCGACGGGCCCCGGGACTGGATCGGCGGGTCCACCGCCGCCCTCCGGCGGGCGAACCCGGGCGTGCTCGTGATGCACGCCGGGGGCGTGGCCTCGCCCCGCACCGCCCGCGCCGTCCTCGCCGCCGGCGCCGACGGCACGGGATCCACCAGCGGCGTCCTCACCGCCCCGGACCCCGCCGGGGCCGCCCGGGCGTTCATCGCCGCGACCCGGAGCGGGTGGGACGCGTTCCGCACCACCACCGGACCTACCACCGAACCGCTCACCGAACCGCTCACCGACCTGAGGAGAAACCCGTGA
- a CDS encoding sugar phosphate isomerase/epimerase family protein, which translates to MLLACSSPMVPAGTLTQKARLLRQWGFDALAVFWPLADWTPAVRAELVGLEAATGVRPVEFVLTDAVYGKAMDPDLDLRARCRAMYREAAGVCAELGAVTEIEFEYGPQDPLPLFHPFQQLDAGQREGFCTFYRELLEVVTGTAGRVLLEPLNRYESRYLNRVEDNLAILEEVAHPNAGLLPDTFHLSLEESDLGAALRRAGDHVAHVHLGDSNRLLPGHGLLEWEEVFAALRDIGYAGALNLECSTEGDPALSLPPTVARLRGLIAA; encoded by the coding sequence GTGCTGCTCGCCTGCTCCTCACCGATGGTCCCGGCAGGGACCCTGACCCAGAAGGCCCGGCTGCTGCGGCAGTGGGGTTTCGACGCCCTCGCCGTGTTCTGGCCGCTGGCGGACTGGACCCCCGCCGTCCGGGCGGAACTCGTGGGCCTGGAGGCCGCCACGGGGGTGCGCCCCGTGGAGTTCGTGCTGACCGACGCCGTCTACGGCAAGGCCATGGACCCCGACCTCGACCTGCGGGCCCGGTGCCGGGCGATGTACCGGGAGGCGGCCGGGGTGTGCGCCGAGCTGGGGGCCGTCACCGAGATCGAGTTCGAGTACGGACCCCAGGACCCGCTGCCGCTGTTCCACCCCTTCCAGCAGCTCGACGCCGGGCAGCGGGAGGGTTTCTGCACCTTCTACCGCGAGCTCCTGGAGGTCGTGACCGGGACCGCGGGACGGGTCCTGCTCGAACCCCTGAACCGCTACGAGAGCCGCTACCTCAACCGCGTGGAGGACAACCTCGCGATCCTGGAGGAGGTCGCTCACCCCAACGCGGGGCTGCTGCCCGACACGTTCCACCTGTCCCTGGAGGAGTCCGACCTCGGCGCGGCCCTGCGCCGGGCGGGCGACCACGTCGCGCACGTCCACCTCGGGGACAGCAACCGGCTGCTGCCGGGGCACGGGCTGCTGGAGTGGGAGGAGGTCTTCGCGGCCCTGCGCGACATCGGGTACGCGGGGGCGCTGAACCTCGAGTGCTCGACCGAGGGTGATCCCGCGCTCTCGCTGCCGCCGACGGTGGCCCGCCTGCGCGGGCTGATCGCCGCGTGA
- a CDS encoding FGGY-family carbohydrate kinase has product MLVYAVDLGTTNVKVVLFDEDLHRLAVACAPATYDRAGERVEFSPDALFATVLDLVHRCHRDAGEPRGHEAVLSLTGQAESLVLNDADGRPVRPGLSWLDARAAAQAREIGEEFGVEDAFARTGQPVPTATWPAAKLRWLAQHEPATLRAAAQVLMVKDDLVRRLVGTSAGELTTRGFSYLYDIRARRWWTELLDFLDVPEKALAEVVPAGTDLGPVLPAVADLLPTAESYRVNAGALDHFCAMAGTGSYVPGVVSESAGTVLSLSVLVEDWTFDPARRVSYHPGLRAGETVLFDGIDCGAVALDWFRREGLAGIAFEELEDLLRNRPEREAPFFLPYLTGVNPPDYFPDAHGAFLDLDLGHGRADLAHAVQEGVAHLLRRTVDHLGTGVHQIVSTGGGAGSAHWNQLKADVCGVDLLVPAEREATCRGAAVLALVAAGRLGDLDEAPAPVPAPTRYRAHHGPDRARRYARFEDHLTRLFGL; this is encoded by the coding sequence GTGCTGGTCTACGCCGTCGACCTGGGCACCACCAACGTCAAGGTGGTCCTGTTCGACGAGGACCTGCACCGCCTCGCCGTGGCCTGCGCCCCGGCCACGTACGACCGGGCCGGCGAGCGCGTGGAGTTCTCGCCGGACGCGCTCTTCGCCACCGTCCTCGACCTCGTCCACCGCTGCCACCGCGACGCCGGCGAACCGCGGGGGCACGAGGCCGTGCTGAGCCTGACGGGTCAGGCGGAGTCCCTCGTGCTCAACGACGCCGACGGTCGCCCCGTGCGTCCCGGGCTGTCGTGGCTGGACGCTCGCGCCGCGGCGCAGGCCCGCGAGATCGGCGAGGAGTTCGGCGTCGAGGACGCCTTCGCCCGCACCGGGCAGCCCGTCCCGACCGCCACCTGGCCGGCGGCCAAGCTGCGCTGGCTGGCCCAGCACGAACCCGCCACCCTGCGCGCGGCCGCGCAGGTGCTGATGGTCAAGGACGACCTCGTCCGCCGGCTCGTCGGCACGAGCGCCGGGGAGCTCACGACCCGGGGTTTCAGCTACCTCTACGACATCCGGGCCCGCCGGTGGTGGACGGAACTGCTGGACTTCCTCGACGTGCCCGAGAAGGCCCTTGCCGAGGTCGTCCCCGCCGGCACCGACCTCGGTCCCGTGCTGCCGGCCGTCGCCGACCTGCTGCCGACCGCGGAGTCCTACCGGGTCAACGCCGGTGCGCTGGACCACTTCTGCGCCATGGCCGGGACCGGCTCCTACGTCCCGGGGGTCGTCAGCGAGTCCGCCGGGACCGTCCTGTCGCTGTCCGTCCTCGTCGAGGACTGGACGTTCGACCCCGCGCGGCGGGTGTCGTACCACCCGGGGCTGCGGGCCGGGGAGACCGTGCTGTTCGACGGCATCGACTGCGGCGCCGTGGCCCTGGACTGGTTCCGCCGCGAAGGTCTGGCCGGGATCGCGTTCGAGGAGCTGGAGGACCTCCTGCGGAACCGGCCCGAACGCGAGGCCCCGTTCTTCCTCCCCTACCTGACGGGGGTCAACCCGCCCGACTACTTCCCGGACGCCCACGGGGCCTTCCTCGACCTGGACCTCGGCCACGGCCGCGCCGACCTCGCCCACGCCGTCCAGGAGGGGGTCGCCCACCTGCTGCGCCGCACCGTCGACCACCTCGGCACCGGCGTCCACCAGATCGTGTCCACCGGCGGCGGGGCGGGTTCGGCGCACTGGAACCAGCTCAAGGCCGACGTGTGCGGTGTGGACCTCCTGGTCCCCGCGGAGCGGGAGGCGACCTGCCGGGGCGCCGCCGTGCTGGCCCTCGTCGCCGCGGGCCGCCTCGGCGACCTCGACGAGGCACCGGCACCGGTACCCGCCCCGACCCGGTACCGGGCCCACCACGGCCCCGACCGCGCACGACGCTACGCGCGGTTCGAGGACCACCTCACCCGGTTGTTCGGCCTATGA
- a CDS encoding YjbQ family protein, with protein sequence MTSAHGTLTLQTPARQEFFDVTDRFEEFVRGTGVRDGLAVASSAHTSCCVLLQEESEDVTYHGTQFLLQDTLDALAKIAPPTRHEGQYLHPGPVHIANAARLRDELPQWGLNTDGHILSSLLGRSETVPLVDGGLVLGEFGRVWFGDLDAVRARTRTVHFHVLGD encoded by the coding sequence ATGACCAGCGCGCACGGCACCCTCACCCTCCAGACCCCTGCCCGCCAGGAGTTCTTCGACGTCACCGACCGGTTCGAGGAGTTCGTCCGCGGCACCGGGGTCCGGGACGGGCTGGCCGTCGCGTCCTCGGCGCACACCAGCTGCTGCGTGCTGCTGCAGGAGGAGTCCGAGGACGTCACCTACCACGGGACCCAGTTCCTGCTGCAGGACACCCTGGACGCACTGGCGAAGATCGCCCCTCCGACCCGGCACGAGGGGCAGTACCTGCACCCCGGACCCGTCCACATCGCCAACGCCGCCCGCCTGCGCGACGAGCTCCCGCAGTGGGGGCTCAACACCGACGGGCACATCCTGTCCAGCCTCCTCGGGCGCTCCGAGACCGTCCCGCTCGTCGACGGCGGTCTCGTCCTGGGGGAGTTCGGCCGGGTGTGGTTCGGGGACCTCGACGCGGTCCGGGCCCGCACCCGCACGGTGCACTTCCACGTGCTGGGGGACTGA
- a CDS encoding LysR family transcriptional regulator: MNRDVTLRLLRYFETLGRELNYRRAAERLYISQPALSSAIRQLEGSVGARLFDRDTHSVSLTEVGREWLPHVRSALREVDSALDAAASIVDSARVRIGYLIGTGADLLFQLLDGVDQALPGLTVETTEFDFTDPSAGLASGACDIALLRPPVDVPDLQSVVVAEESWVACLPRTHRLAGRTELRIEELLDEPLVVAPGSAGVWRDYWMASDARGGRPAHVAAEAATYEAETTLIARGVGISFTTSSLRRLYDRPGIRFVPILDRPVSYTCLAWRPDRLSAPAWRLVQHLRDRIPATREHP, from the coding sequence GTGAACCGCGACGTCACCCTGCGGCTGCTGAGGTACTTCGAGACCCTCGGCCGGGAGCTGAACTACCGTCGCGCCGCCGAGCGGCTCTACATCTCCCAGCCGGCGCTGTCCTCGGCGATCCGCCAGCTCGAGGGCTCGGTGGGGGCGCGGTTGTTCGACCGCGACACCCACTCGGTGAGCCTGACGGAGGTGGGACGCGAGTGGTTGCCGCACGTGCGCTCGGCGCTGCGGGAGGTGGATTCCGCGCTCGACGCAGCGGCCTCGATCGTCGACAGCGCCCGGGTGCGGATCGGGTACCTCATCGGCACCGGGGCGGACCTGCTGTTCCAGCTGCTCGACGGCGTGGACCAGGCCCTGCCCGGCCTGACGGTCGAGACCACCGAGTTCGACTTCACCGATCCCAGCGCAGGTCTGGCCTCGGGGGCCTGCGACATCGCTCTGCTGCGCCCTCCCGTCGACGTGCCCGACCTGCAGTCCGTCGTGGTCGCCGAGGAGTCCTGGGTGGCGTGCCTGCCGCGCACGCACCGGCTGGCCGGGCGGACCGAGCTGCGGATCGAGGAACTGCTCGACGAGCCCCTCGTGGTGGCCCCGGGGTCGGCGGGGGTGTGGCGCGACTACTGGATGGCCTCCGACGCCCGCGGGGGCCGCCCCGCGCACGTCGCCGCCGAGGCCGCCACCTACGAGGCCGAGACCACCCTGATCGCCCGGGGGGTGGGCATCAGCTTCACCACCTCGTCCCTGCGCCGGCTCTACGACCGTCCGGGCATCCGCTTCGTCCCGATCCTCGACCGTCCCGTGAGCTACACCTGCCTGGCCTGGCGCCCGGACCGGCTCTCGGCGCCGGCCTGGCGCCTCGTGCAGCACCTGAGGGACCGGATCCCCGCCACGCGGGAGCACCCGTGA
- a CDS encoding APC family permease, translated as MTDQVRPPRTDLAPPPRRIGEDEDDRLAEFGYEQKLDRSVGRVASFAIGFSTISATTAVFTGFGAGYLNAGSPFIWTLFLAIPVFLLWTLIAADVAAKIPLAGYAYQWTSRLNGSSFGWFTGACALFGWVSGMTSLGYVFAGYVGSVFDWRLTQGGQIGIAMAVVSLCVLVNAYRVRLATFINNIGVGLELVVTLGVTLVVAVVAFAVPGNAQPLSSLFSGTSPDAATPYVLAWLAASLGPFFGLVGVEAVADVAEETRDARRVIPRTMFYAFATSCVIEFGMYLVYVLAIKDPTALADSPAPIEEIISQQLGPVFSRVVVAVALTNILVCLLANVLVGTRLLYSLSRDNMMPFSRALRHVDPTRKTPTTAVLTLGVVSLLLLSSALVSQQAFNYFLGIATLAFFTTYVLQTVGLLVATRRGRIPAAEPGTFDLGRARTPLLVVSLVVFAAVETALLFLPAFAGNGFVFAGIVGVAFAWWLLALRRRLRLGLAGPRFAQEHPDAP; from the coding sequence ATGACCGACCAGGTGAGGCCACCGCGCACCGACCTGGCGCCGCCCCCGCGCCGGATCGGGGAGGACGAGGACGACCGGCTGGCCGAGTTCGGGTACGAGCAGAAGCTGGACCGGTCGGTGGGCCGCGTCGCCTCCTTCGCGATCGGGTTCTCCACCATCAGCGCCACGACGGCCGTCTTCACCGGGTTCGGGGCCGGCTACCTCAACGCCGGGTCGCCGTTCATCTGGACGCTCTTCCTCGCCATCCCGGTCTTCCTGCTGTGGACGCTGATCGCCGCCGACGTCGCAGCCAAGATCCCGCTCGCCGGCTACGCCTACCAGTGGACGAGTCGGCTCAACGGGTCCAGCTTCGGCTGGTTCACCGGCGCCTGCGCGCTGTTCGGCTGGGTGAGCGGGATGACGAGCCTGGGGTACGTCTTCGCGGGGTACGTCGGCAGCGTGTTCGACTGGCGTCTCACGCAGGGCGGCCAGATCGGCATCGCCATGGCCGTGGTGAGCCTGTGCGTCCTGGTCAACGCCTACCGGGTGCGACTGGCCACCTTCATCAACAACATCGGGGTCGGGCTCGAGCTCGTCGTCACTCTCGGGGTGACGCTCGTGGTGGCCGTCGTGGCCTTCGCCGTCCCCGGCAACGCCCAGCCCCTGTCCTCGCTGTTCTCCGGCACGAGCCCGGACGCCGCGACGCCCTACGTCCTGGCCTGGCTCGCGGCCTCCCTCGGTCCCTTCTTCGGCCTGGTGGGGGTGGAGGCCGTCGCCGACGTGGCCGAGGAGACCCGCGACGCCCGCCGGGTGATCCCGCGCACCATGTTCTACGCCTTCGCGACGTCGTGCGTCATCGAGTTCGGCATGTACCTCGTGTACGTGCTGGCGATCAAGGACCCCACGGCGCTGGCGGACTCCCCCGCCCCGATCGAGGAGATCATCAGTCAGCAGCTCGGCCCGGTGTTCTCCCGCGTCGTCGTGGCGGTCGCCCTGACGAACATCCTGGTGTGCCTGCTGGCGAACGTCCTCGTCGGGACGCGCCTGCTGTACTCGCTCTCGCGCGACAACATGATGCCGTTCTCCCGGGCCCTGCGGCACGTGGACCCCACCCGCAAGACCCCCACCACGGCGGTGCTGACCCTGGGCGTCGTGTCGCTGCTGCTGCTGTCGTCGGCGCTGGTGAGCCAGCAGGCCTTCAACTACTTCCTCGGCATCGCGACGCTGGCGTTCTTCACCACCTACGTGCTGCAGACGGTCGGTCTGCTCGTGGCCACGCGGCGCGGGCGCATCCCCGCCGCCGAACCCGGGACCTTCGACCTCGGCCGGGCCCGGACCCCGCTGCTGGTCGTGAGCCTGGTGGTCTTCGCCGCCGTGGAGACCGCCCTGCTGTTCCTGCCCGCGTTCGCGGGCAACGGCTTCGTCTTCGCCGGCATCGTCGGCGTGGCGTTCGCGTGGTGGCTGCTCGCCCTGCGCCGGCGCCTGCGCCTGGGGCTGGCCGGGCCGCGCTTCGCGCAGGAGCACCCCGACGCACCGTGA